CGGCTGGGACCCCGAGCGCGGCGCCTTCACCGGCCCGGACGTGCCCGGACTGCCCGAGGTGGTGCCCCCGGGGACCCCGCTCGGCGCGGTGGACCGCGCGGCCGCGGACGAGACGGGCATCCCCGCGGGGACCGTCGTCGTCGCCGGGATGACCGACGGCTGCGCGGCCCAGATCGCCTCGGGCGCGCTCACCGTCGGCTCGTGGAACTCCGTCCTCGGGACCACCCTGGTGCTCAAGGGCGTCACCGCGACCCCGCTCCGCGACCCGGCCGGGGTGGTCTACAGCCATCTCTCGCCCGACGGCCACTGGCTCCCCGGCGGCGCCTCCAACGTCGGCGGCGGGGCTCTGACGGCGGCCTTCCCCGGCGCCGACCCGGCCGCGCTCGACGCCCTCGCCGCCGCCTGTGAACCGGCGGGCGCGGTGGCCTATCCGCTCACCGGGCAGGGCGAGCGCTTCCCCTTCGCCGCGCCGGGGGCGAGCGGGTTCCTCCTCGGCACCCCCGCGTCGGACGCCGACCACTGGGCCGCCCTGCTCCAGGGCGTGGCCTTCGTGGAACGGCTCTGCTACGACCGGCTCGACCTCATCGGCGCCCCCGTCGACGGGCCGGTCACCGTCACCGGGGGAGCGGCCCGCAGCGGGTACTGGAACCGGCTGAGGGCGGAGGTCCTGGGCCGTCCGGTCCGGGTCCCCGAGGTCAGCGAGTCCGCCCTCGGCATGGCCGTGCTCGCGGCGCTGGGCGCGGGCGCCGCGCCCACGCTGGCGGCGGCGGCGGGACGGATGACCCGTCTCCGGGAGACCGTCCGTCCGGAACACCGGGGCCGCTTCACGGAGCCGTACCTCGCCCTGGTCGACGCGTTGGAACGCCGCGCCTGGCTCCCGTCGGACCTCGCCGCCCACGCCCGCACCCGCGCGGACACCCCGCGGTGAGCCCCGGCCCCGGCCGCATGCCCGCGCCGGGGCGAGCGGCCCGCTCACCACAGCGTCCGCACGGCGCCCGGTCGGCCCCCTCCGGGCGGGAGGCCGAAGCCCACGGGGGAACGTGCCGGTCCGCCGTGCCCGGTCCCTTCTGCCTGCTGTGCTCGTTGCCCGCTGCGCCCTGCTCGTGCCCGGTGCTTGTGCTCTGCCCAGGGGGCGGGAACGCCCCGTCCTCAGCTGCCTGGTGTGCTCTGCTGGTGTCCCGCCCCTTGTGCTCGGCCCGGACGGGCCGTGGACGCCGGGCCGGTGCGGGGGACGTGCTCGACCTGCCGCGCCTCGTCCCGCTTTTCGCGCCCTGCCCGGTACGGGCCGGGGGACGTCGGACCTGCGGGGGAATGTGCCCGGTCTGCCGTGCCCGGTCCCTTCTGCCTGCTGTGCTCGCTGCCCGCCGTGTCCTGCTCGTGCCCGGTGCTTGTGCTCTGCGCGGTACGCGCGGGGGCTCGCGCGGGGAACGTGCCCGGCCTACCGTGCTCTGCCTGTGTCCCGTCACCTGTCGCGTCCCGCCCTTCGTGCCCTGCCCGGGGCGGGCGGTGGGCACCGGGCCGGTGCGGGGAACGTGCCCGGCCCACCGTGCCCCGCCCGGCTTGCTCTCCGCCTGCCGTGCCCTGCCGGTGTCCCGTCCTCACGCCCTGCCCGGTACACGCGGGGGCCCGTGCGGGGTGCGCGCCTGGTCCGCCGTGCCCCGTCGGTGTCCCGCCCCTTGCCGCTCTGCCCGCCGCGTTCCGCCCGGTACGGGCCAGGGGATGCCAGGCCCGCGCGGGGTGCGCGCCCGCCCCGCCGTGCCCTGCCGGTGTCCCGTCACCTGTCCCGTCCCGCCCTTCCCGCCCTGCCCGGGGCGGGCCGTGGACACCGGGCCCGCGGGGGAACGCCCGGCCCGTCGCGCCCCGTCCCCTCTGCCCCCTGCCCGTGCCCCGTGCTTGTGCTCTGCCCGGCAGGCCGTGGACGCCGGGCCCGCGCGGGGAAGTCCGTCCCGGGCGCCCCTCCCACCGCGCCCCGCACCGTCCGGCCGGGCCCGCCGTCCGCCACCCTCACCGTCCGCCGCTCTCACCGGAGATGTCATGACCGCCACCCTGTTGCTGGCCCGGCACGGCCAGACCGTCTGGCACGCCGAGAACCGCTACGCCGGGATCAGCGATGTCGCCCTCACCCCGGAGGGCCGCGCCCAGGCCGGCCGGCTCGCCGGGTGGGCCGTGTGGCAGCCGCACCGGCCCGACGCGGTCTGGACCTCCACCGTCCCGCGCGCCATCGAGACCGCCGCCCCCGTCTGCGCCGCCCTCGGGCTGACCCCGCACCGCGAACACGACCTGCGCGAGTGCGACTTCGGCACGGTCGAGGGCCGTACCCTCGCCGAGTTCGCCGCCGAGTGCCCCGAGGCCGCGGCGGCCTTCACCCGCGACCCGGCTGCACACCCCTTCCCCGGCGCCGAGGACCCCCGCGCCGCAGCCGCCCGGGGCGCCGCGGCCCTGGCCCGTATCGCCGCCGCCCACGACGGCGGGCGGGTGCTCGTCGTCGCCCACAACACCCTCTTCCGGCTCGTCCTGTGCGCACTGCTCGGCATCCCGCTCGGCGAGTACCGCCGCGTCTTCCCGGC
The nucleotide sequence above comes from Streptomyces clavuligerus. Encoded proteins:
- a CDS encoding histidine phosphatase family protein, encoding MTATLLLARHGQTVWHAENRYAGISDVALTPEGRAQAGRLAGWAVWQPHRPDAVWTSTVPRAIETAAPVCAALGLTPHREHDLRECDFGTVEGRTLAEFAAECPEAAAAFTRDPAAHPFPGAEDPRAAAARGAAALARIAAAHDGGRVLVVAHNTLFRLVLCALLGIPLGEYRRVFPALRNAAVTELRLAPGRGAAPPRAALLALNVPVEPPAGTDG
- a CDS encoding FGGY-family carbohydrate kinase; amino-acid sequence: MWLGIDLGTQSVRALLADDDGTVRGGGSAPLTGRREGPLHEQSPADWWTAVKAAVRGALAGGGRPRALAICSTSGTVLLGDDRGRPLTPAVMYDDGRAPGRGPGRALLLQREYGPGRVLHQADLIAARLLGRLPPTDSSHALKTGWDPERGAFTGPDVPGLPEVVPPGTPLGAVDRAAADETGIPAGTVVVAGMTDGCAAQIASGALTVGSWNSVLGTTLVLKGVTATPLRDPAGVVYSHLSPDGHWLPGGASNVGGGALTAAFPGADPAALDALAAACEPAGAVAYPLTGQGERFPFAAPGASGFLLGTPASDADHWAALLQGVAFVERLCYDRLDLIGAPVDGPVTVTGGAARSGYWNRLRAEVLGRPVRVPEVSESALGMAVLAALGAGAAPTLAAAAGRMTRLRETVRPEHRGRFTEPYLALVDALERRAWLPSDLAAHARTRADTPR